From the Flavobacterium gyeonganense genome, the window GCAATTCGATATTGTCATAAACAGAAAGTTCGTCGATAAGGTTAAAGTTCTGAAAAATGAATCCGATATTTTCTTTTCGAACCTGAGCCCTTCCTTTTTCTTTCAGGCCAATCATTTCCTGATCTAATAATTTGTAGCTTCCTTCATTAGCGCTGTCTAACAGCCCGATGATATTTAATAAGGTAGATTTTCCACAACCTGATGGCCCCATTATAGTTAAAAAGTCTCCTTTTTTAATTTCTAAAGAGATACCGCTCAATGCTGATGTTTCTACTTCTTCTGTCCTGAAAACTTTGGTTAAATTCTGAATTGTTATCATTTTGTAAAGGTGTTAAATGTTATTGACTCGTTTTTTGATTGATGATTGATGATTTATTTTTTTGTAAATGATTTGTCTTTTTTTGTCATTTCGACGAAGGAGAAATCACACTCGCTAATCGACAAAGATTGATGATTTACTTTGTAGAGTTTCTGGTGTGATTTCTCCCAAAAGGTCGAAATGACATAGCTTGAACTCATTCTTTTTTAATAGAAAGTTCCTCAATATCCTTATAATCTGAATAAGAAGATGTAATTACTGATTCGCCTTCTTTTAATCCCTCCAGCACTTCATAATACGATGGATTTTCCCGTCCTAATTTTATGTTTCTTCTTTCAGCTTTATTTCCTTTTACCACAAAGATCCATTTTCCTGCTGTTTCCTGATTGAAGCTTCCTTTTGAAACAACCAATGTTTTACTTTTTTCTGATAAAACTAGTTTTACGCCAAAACTTAATCCGTCCTGCAATGCTATATTTTCTTTAGATGTAAAAGCCAGTTCTACTGTAAAGTGCCCGCTTTTTACTTCCGGAATTACTTTGGTTACGATTACTTCAACAGTTTTTCCTTTAAATTCAACCTGGCCTTTTAAACCTTCACGAACTTTCTCTAAATAAAATTCATCTACATCGGCAGCCAGTTTGTAACCGCGTTTTGAATCGATTTTTCCGATGCTCTCTCCCGCCTGAAATGTTTTTCCTAAAACCGGTTCAAAAGAAGTCAGTCTTCCGGATTCGGGAGCGGTGATCAAAAAGTTCTTTTTGTTGTTCCGAAGTATTTCCAGACTTTTCTCCATGGTTTGAATGGAACGGTTAATCTGTGAAATCTGTAACTGATTGGATTGTTTTTCTTTTTGGATACTCTGCTGAATCGTTTTTTTGCGTTCTTCCTGAAAGCGTAAACTTTCTTTAAAAGTATTCCAGTCGTTCTTCGAAATCACATCTTTGGCAAACAATTTCGAATTCATATCGTACAATCTTTTCGCGTCGTTATAATCGTGTTCAATCAAAACCAAGTCTTTATTTAAGTTTAATTCCTGATTTCTGATGTTCAGTTTTCCTGTATTCAGATTGTTGATCTGTTCAATAATAGCGGTTTCCTGAGTCAGATAATTCAATTCGGTGTTCGGATTGTATAATCTTGCCAGGGATTGTCCTTTAGTCACCATGGCGCCGTTTTCAACAAAAATCTCTTTCACAGATCCGCCTTCTGTTACATTTACAAGCATTACATTTAGCGGCTCAACTTTGGCCTGAAAAACTACAAAATCTTCAAAAAAAGCTTTTTCGACTTTTTGAACTGAAATTTCTTCTGCTTTTACATTTAAACTTCTTTTCGTATTGAACGAAAAAAAGAGAATCACAGCCAAAGCTAAAAAAACGCCAATTGCTATTGTGAGATATCTAAATTCTTTATTTTTACGAGGAATTACCTTGTCCATTTTTCAAATAATTTACTGATTATCAATTGGTAAATACTGTGCCATTAAATTTATTATTTGTAAAGT encodes:
- a CDS encoding efflux RND transporter periplasmic adaptor subunit; the protein is MDKVIPRKNKEFRYLTIAIGVFLALAVILFFSFNTKRSLNVKAEEISVQKVEKAFFEDFVVFQAKVEPLNVMLVNVTEGGSVKEIFVENGAMVTKGQSLARLYNPNTELNYLTQETAIIEQINNLNTGKLNIRNQELNLNKDLVLIEHDYNDAKRLYDMNSKLFAKDVISKNDWNTFKESLRFQEERKKTIQQSIQKEKQSNQLQISQINRSIQTMEKSLEILRNNKKNFLITAPESGRLTSFEPVLGKTFQAGESIGKIDSKRGYKLAADVDEFYLEKVREGLKGQVEFKGKTVEVIVTKVIPEVKSGHFTVELAFTSKENIALQDGLSFGVKLVLSEKSKTLVVSKGSFNQETAGKWIFVVKGNKAERRNIKLGRENPSYYEVLEGLKEGESVITSSYSDYKDIEELSIKKE